TTTGTAGAGGCGTTCTACCCACTCAACAGGAACCTCACCAGGTAATCCCAAGGCAACGGTAATTCCGAGCGGTCTAGCCCCCATTGCAGCTAAGTCAGAAAGGTTAGCCGCAATCGATCGCCACCCCACATCTTCTGGACTAGTGGTAGCATCGCTAAAATGTACCCCATCCACTAGCATATCTGTGGTTACCACCAGAGATTGTTCTGGCGATGATGATATTACAGCTGCATCGTCACCGATAATTTCTGCCGGACAAAAACGCTGTAACCGCTCTAATAAACCTTGTTCGCCAATATCTTTAACTTTCACAAGAAGTCGGGAGTAGAGAGCAGGGAGCAGAGAAGAAAAGGCGTTTTGTGGTAGCTTTAATCACAATCCAAATATACTTTTTCCCATTCTTGCTCGGATAATGGTTGTACGGCGAAGTCAACATGAAAACAATTTTTGGCAGATGCAACTAAAGCATTTATAACTAATTGAATTAAATCTTCCCCTCGTCGCAGAGGTAACTTTATCGCAGCAAACGCCTCTGTGCCAAACACTTGAGCAAACAAATCCTCATCTGGTTCCAGCCGCATCGAACCATGTTGAAGGATAACACCACCCCGCCTTAGTTGAGCGCTACCAATTAATTTTGTCCCATCCTCCAAGACGAGATCCGCTCCCGTTGCCGTACCAAAGCAGTTAGGGTTGTGAATGTACCCTCGTCCAGCCGTACCATAGTGTAGCTGGATGCCGAGCGATCGCCACCCCTGAATCAGAAATTCACAAATTTGTTGGTATGCCTGAGTGCGACTTCCAGATAATCCTGACATCACCACGGCATAGGTTAAATCGCCTTGATGTAAAACTGCTCTACCTCCCGTTGGACGGCGTACCAAATCGAGCGCCCTACCATTCCAAATTAAATTTTGCCAGCGATCGGGATACTGATGTTGATGGTAGCCAAGAGAAATTGCTGGCGGCGACCAAGTGTAAAACCTCAATGTAGCAGGCATTAGACCTAATTGATGCTGCTCTACTAAATAGCGATCGATCGCCATTTGGACTGTTCCTGGCGCTTCTAGGTGAGGAATTAACCGCCAAATGCGGGAGTCGGGAGTTGTAGGGGCGGGTTTAGTAAAAGCTTCATGGCTCACGTCAATTAATCTTCGGTCAAAGCCCGCCCGAGGGGAGCCGGGGGACAAGGGGGACAAGGGGGAAGGCGGAATTAACTACCAACTACCAACTAACAACTACCACTAATTAGCAAATTCTTGTTGTAAAGCCTCGTCATTATCATCGGCGATCGTAGCTACGACTGTAATCAGGCGGGATACCTCGCCAGCAGAAAGTTCTGCTACAGTGCGGGTAGACAAAACCACAATTTGCTCGTCAAAGATACCGAAACTGGCTTCAAAGGTATCAGACCAGTTCATTTCTAGTAACCGTCGCATTAAACCAGCATCGTTTTTGGTGGGTAATTTTAATACCGCAGACCAAACTTTGAACGTGTCTTCATCGGTTTGTCCGGTTAGTTGCACGAAGACTTCAACGCTACCATACTTAAACTTCCATAAATAGCTATTCTGAGTATGACTGACCATTGCACTTTCATCTTGCTGCAAGCTTGCAATGACAGTTTCGATCACCTCTACATGGTTAATGCCAGTACCTTCAACTAACTCTTCGAGGATTTCTTCGCTAGACATAGAGTCACTTACTACCGTTGCCGGATCTGGTCGATCGCTCGTCATAGAAATGCCTTCTAACAGCTATGAGGTCTTCTAGACCCAATTTATCGCTTTTAGGTATAGCAATTGCCTGTCTTTAGCAATAAATCTTAACTTTCTCCCGTCATTCAAAGGCGGTGGCATCGTCACCGCCTTCGATCGCAATTTTTCCACTCGCAGTTGCTACACTGGCTTACATGCTACCAATACCTTACTCATGTATTGGACTTCAGCAGTGACATTCTCAAAACCTGCCTTTTCCAGACGCTCTACTAAGTCATCTGTCATGTAATGTCTGTAGTAGGGCTCGTGGAAGGTTTCGTAGAAGCCTGTCATGGCTGGCTCCATTTCTGGAGAATCGCTCATCTGAATCGAGTCGCAGATGATAAACCTACCACCTGGCTTGGTGACTCGGAAAGCTTCTTCGATAACTCGCTGCCGTGCGACTGCTGGCAGTTCGTGGAATAAGAATACGCTAGTTGTAGCGTGGAAGTAGTTATCCATGTATGGCAATTCTTCGGCATTAGCTTGCAGCAATTGCGGTAGTTCCCCAGGAATTTGAGACAACATTTGATTGGCTTTGCGCAAATAGGCTGGGGATAAATCCGTACCGAACAACGCCGCTTTGGGTAAAGCAGCGCGAATCATTTTTAGAGTGCGACCAGTACCGCAAGCAATATCGAGAATCTTAATTTGGCTAGCGGGTACATCGTCAAAATCACTCAATCCTTGCTTCAAGGATGCAAGAATCCGCCGCCGCATGGCATCAGCCGAGCCACCAAATAGAATCTCTACTTGTAAATCGTAGAGATTGGCTGACAGGTCGCTCAAATAACCACCCGTTTGATGATGGAAATTTTGCAGGTAGTAGCTGGGATAGCCGGCAATATCTAAATTCGAGTCAAAATCTTGGTAGTTTTTTTGTTTGGCTCTTTCCCAAATTTGCGGCAAATCGAACCATACAGCCGGATAGTAGAGGAAGAACTCATCCCAAGGATTATCGAACAGGATATTGTGGGGATAGACTCCTGCCTCGGCATCTTGCCAGTCTACTTCTAACAGTCGTTCGTAACGCTGATTGATTTTCTGTAGCAAATCGAGCGGTAAGGGTTTAGACTTGCGATCGCTCGGCGAAACTAGGCTCATTACCCGCGTGCTGAGTATCTTGTGAGCGAGTCCGAAGTAATTTTTGCTCTGCTGAAAAGTTTGATATGTCAGTTTTGTTAAAGTGTCAGCCATAGGTAGTTGCTGGAATCAGTTTTGAGTCGGTCTTTACCTAATCTTTAATTTATTGTAAATAAGTGTTACGAAAAATTCCTAAATCTTTCGATAGGTCTGGAGATTTTTGGTGAAAAATTTTTGGACAAGGGAGACAATGTAGGGGCGGGTTCACCAGCAATCTCTGAGATCCAACCAAATATCCCTGCAAACCCGCCCTAACATGTTTACCGCATGAAAAAAGCCACCTGCAATTTGGTGGCTGAAAACTCATTTAGCGATGTAGAGGCGTTACATGTAACGTTCTAGCAATCGTAGTAGAGGGCAAATTCATAAGGATGGGGGCGTAACCGCATCGGGTTAACTTCGTTGTCAAGCTTGTAAGCAATCCAAGTTTGAAGGAAATCTTCCGTGAATACTCCAGTTGACGTTAAGAATTCATGGTCTTTTTCCAATGCTTCTAGAGCGTCTTCTAACGAGCCTGGAGTCGAAGGAATTTTGCTTAACTCTTCTGGCGACAAGTCGTAGATATCCACGTCTAAGGGTTCGCCAGGGTCGATCTGATTCTTAATTCCGTCTAGTCCAGCGCAAAGCATAGCAGCAAAGGCTAGATAAGGGTTAGCCGTTGCATCTGGACAACGAAACTCTAACCGCTTAGCTTTGGGATTGGGTCCAGATAGCGGAATGCGGATGGAAGCAGAGCGGTTACCTTGAGAATAGGCAAGGTTTACAGGCGCTTCAAACCCAGGGACTAAACGCTTGTAAGAGTTAGTCGTGGGATTGGTTAAAGCTAAAAGTGCAGGAGCGTGCTTGAGGATACCACCAATGTAATGCAGCCCCATTTCGCTCAAGCCAGCATACTTATCACCTGCAAACAAAGGCTGCCCATCTTTCCAAATTGATTGATGGGTGTGCATCCCAGAGCCGTTGTCGTTGAACACTGGCTTAGGCATAAAGGTGATAGTTTTGCCATACTTTCTGGCAACATTTTTGATGACGTACTTATAAATCATCAAATTGTCAGCCGACCTAATCATGGTATCGAAGCGAATACCAAGTTCGCACTGTCCGCCTGAAGCAACTTCGTGGTGATGCTTTTCGATTGGCACGCCACACTTAGCCATCGTCAGCAACATCTCAGTCCGCATATCCTGAGATGTATCTGTTGGCGCAACTGGGAAATATCCCTCTTTGTAGCGGGGTTTGTAGCCCAGGTTGCCACCCTCTTCTTTTCTACCTGTATTCCAACGCCCTTCAATGGAATCTACGTGGTAGTATCCTTCGTGCTGATTTTGGTCGAAGCGGACATCATCAAAAATGAAAAATTCGGCTTCTGGACCAAAAAAGGCTGTGTCACCGATGCCTGTGGAGATTAGGTAGTCTAGGGCTTTTTGAGCAATAGAGCGAGGATCGCGGGCGTAAGGCTCTCCTGTACGAGGTTCAATAATGCTACAGATTAGGCTTAGAGTCGGTTCTGCCATAAATGGATCGATCCAAGCGGTTTTTGGATCGGGAACCATTGCCATATCTGATTCATTAATGGCTTTCCAACCGCGAATACTAGAACCATCGAAGGCTACGCCGTCGGTGAAGCTACTTTCTTCAATTTGGTTTTGGTATACCGTCAAATGCTGCCAAATTCCAGGCGTGTCAATGAATTTTAGATCGATGACTTGAATGTTCTGATCTTGAATCATCTTCAAGACTTCTTGTGCGGTTTCGGGCATGGTGACTCCTTAATCTGCCAATGACTGAATGGAACTATTGCACTCTCAGCTTGCTGCCACGATGTGGTTTGCTGGAAGCCAGATCTTGCCACATTTGAATCATCCTAGAAAGAGAGTGAAGGCAATTTTGTAGTTTAAATGACAAAACGTCTGCCTGGAGGCTTATATTAGTTATTCCTTAACAAGCTGTATTAATTGGGACGCATGGATGGTTTCTCATCGGGGTCAAATTTAGCTTAAAATCCTTAAAGAGCAATGGTTTGCTTGTAGGCTTTCAGGCTTGAGGTGGCACGGTCAGTTGTTAACAAGTGCAATTCCTTAGCTCAACAATATCAAACCACAGATAGGAAAAATTCGGAGAGCAATCAAATGCGGGATGCAATAACAAGCTTAATTGGGACTTACGACGTGGCAGGACGGTACTTCGATCGCACTGCCTTAGAACGGCTCAAGTCCTACTTTGACACCGGAACGGCACGGGTTCAAGCAGCTGCAACAGTTAACTCAAATGCTGCATCAATTGTCAAGCAGGCTGGTTCGCAATTATTTGCCGAACAACCAGAATTGATTCGTCCTGGTGGTAATGCCTATACAACGCGGCGCTATGCTGCTTGTTTGAGAGATATGGATTATTACCTCCGTTATGCGACTTACGCGCTGGTAGCTGGCAATATGGATGTGCTAGACGAGCGCGTGCTACAAGGCTTGCGGGAGACTTATAATTCTCTGGGCGTACCAATTGGTCCTACCGTGCGCGGTATCCAAATGATGAAGGATATTGTGAAGGCACAAGCAGTAGCAGCTGGCGTAGAAAATACAGCTTTTATCGATGAACCGTTCGATCACATGACTCGCGAATTGAGCGAACGGGATATTTAATTGGTAGTTGGTAGTTGGTGGTTGGTAATTGGTGGTTGGGCGATCGCGTTCTGTTTAAATTATGAAGGCGATCGCTTTTTTACTGGCTAATTCAGATTTTGGCAAGAATTGTTTGAGCAGCTGCTTCATCGATAATTAACCCTGTAATTAGCTTGCCGCTTAAAGCAGCTAAAATGGCTTCTACCTTTTTTACGCCACCTGCTACACCAATAACGAGCCGCTGCGCGGGTTGTTCGAGCGGTACGCTGGCGACACGGCTATTCGTTCCCTGTTGCAGCAAAACTCCGTGGCGATCGTACGCCCAGCCTGCAATCTCCCCCACTGCACCCAGTTCGACTAATTCAGCTACCTCGTCATCGTTAATAAAGCCATTTTGATGTAATGGGGCATTCCAATCAATCTGACCGATACCGACAAATGTTGCCTTGGCTTGCTCGGCAAGGGTTTTGACGGCGATGAACGATCGCTGCGTCTGCAACAGTTCCCGTTCTTCAACACTAGTCGCTACAACCGGAGTCGGTACGGGATACGCTTGCGAACCAACCCGCTCTGATAAATGCATCACGACTTCATGATGACCTGCCCGCCCGTAATGAGACATATTACCAATAGTAGAAACAATTTTATGCTGCGGTCGCTCCATTGACGGGATCTGCTCCACCATCGATCGCAATGTTCGCCCTGAAGTAAATGCCAATACTGTAGGCGTTTTTGCAATAAGATACGTTTCTAAACAGCTAGCAGCACGCACGCCAATACCGTTGAATGTGTCGCCACTTCCCGCGTCACTCGGTACGACTTCGCAAAGCGATAAATCGAATTTGTCGCGTAGCGCTTCAGCTAGAGCAATGCATTCACTCAAGGGATGATCGAGCCGAAATTTGATCAGCTTTTCACTCACTGCCAGCGCAATTAGGCGTTGTGCCGCTTGCCGAGACACGCTGAGCTTTGCTGCAATTTCTTCTTGCGTATTTCCGGCTATGTAATAGAGCCATGCAGCATGAGCTGCCAGATCTAACTTGCGATCGCGTCGCTCCGAACCAGTTTCTCCCATATCCTACCTTCAGGATTTGTATATCTCTCAAAAGGAAGATTGAATCTTCGAGCATATGCTCAAAGCAAGGCATTTTGCTCAGTTCTTTACAAATTATTAAAAGTGGTAATGGGGAATTGGTAATTGGTAGTGGGTCATTGATAGTCACCTCCTTGTCCCCCTTGTCCCCCTTGTCCCCCTTGTCTCCCTTGTCCCCCTTGTCCCCCTTGTCCCCCTTGTCCCCCCTTGTCCCCCTTGTCTCCCTTGTCCCCCTTGTCCCCCTACTGTCCACCCGTAATCTCCAAGTTAAACCCAGTAATATAGCTGGCTTCTTCACTCATGAGAAACGCTACACCGTTAGCAACTTCTTCTAAGCTTCCCAAACGGCGCATTGGGACTGAATCGATCATCTGCTGCTCGACGACTTTGGGATTGGAATCAAAGTATTGAGATCCTACAGATGCCTGTAATTCTGTCTGTCGCGTCCACATCATGCCAGGACCGATTAACGCTGGAGAGAGTGCATTGACTCTAATACCATAAGGAGCGAGATCCTTTGCTGCTGTCTGAGTCATGCCGACAACCGCAAACTTAGAAGCAGCGTAAGCCACCATGTTCGGTGGACCTACTACCCCCGCATAACTTGCCGTATTGACAATTGCCCCGCCGCCAGATTCGCGCATATGTTGTGCGGCAGCCTTGAGAACGTGAAAAACACCGACAACATTGATGTCAATGACTTTTTGAAAGTCATCTTCTGGGTACTCGTCAGTCTTGGCAAACAAACCTTGATAGCCTGCATTATTAAAAACATAGTCGATCCGTCCCAATTGCTCTACAGCCCCAGCAAAAGCTTTGGCGACATCTTCAGAGGTTGTGACATCACAGCCAAATGTGGCGACTGGAACGTTGTACTCTGCTAGTTCTCGCGCTACATCTACCATTTTGGTTTCGTTTAAATCCCAGAGTGCCACACCTGCACCATTAGCAGCAAAACGATGTGCGGTCGCTTTGCCAATGTCTCCTGCACCGCCTGTAATCAGGATGGTCTTACCCGCAAAGTCATAGGTGGCTCTTGCTGTCATTGGTTCTACCTATTGTTGAAGAATTATTGCAAATACTCATTGACTTCTCATTTTTTAAATCGAGCCGAGTACGATCTCTATTATTGAGCTTTTGCCCAAGTCTAGAGCATAAAATCAAAATTTCATTTAATTTTTTAACATCAAAGGAGTTATGCGGTGCGTATCCCCCGCTTCGCTAAAGTACTGGTTGCATTCCTAGCTGGGTTGATGCTGGTGCAACTGCTACACGCTTGTTCGTCTTCATCAGCCGCCGAGAAAACTAGACTGACGATCGCCACCGTTAACAACGGCGACATGGTTGTCATGCAGGGGCTTTCTCGCCAGTTTGAACAAGAAAACCCCAATATCGAACTCAGGTGGGTGGTGCTGGAAGAAAACGTGTTGCGCCAACGCACGACTACGGATGTTGCCAGCCAGGGAGGACAATTTGATGTCTTGACAATCGGTTCTTATGAAACCCCAATATGGGCGAGACGAGGTTGGCTAACACCATTGAACAACCTACCTGCTAGCTATGACGTAAACGATCTGCTAAAACCCATCAGAGAAGGACTTTCCAACGACGGCACGCTCTACGCGCTGCCGTTCTATGGAGAAAGTTCAATGCTGTACTACCGCAAAGATTTGTTTGCCAAAGCAGGAATTAGCGTTCCCGAACAACCAACATACGCTCAGATCGCACAGTGGGCGAGTAAAGTTCACGATCCGGCAAACGGGGTATATGGCGTTTGTCTGCGAGGAAAACCTGGCTGGGGCGAAAACATGGCATTTCTGTCTACCTTGGTCAACACCTCCGGCGGGCGCTGGTTTGACATGAAGTGGCAACCTCAGCTCGATACTCCAGCCTGGAAAGAGGCAGTAGGATTTTACGTCCAACTGCTACAAAAATATGGACCCCCAGGAGCCAGTTCTAATGGATTCAACGAGAATCTCGCGTTGTTCTCGACGGGTAAATGCGGCATGTGGGTAGATGCAACCGTTGCAGCGGGACTGTTATCTAATCCGAAAGAATCCCAAGTCGCCGATCGCGTTGGCTTTGCCCGTGCGCCAATTGAAGAGTATCCTAATGGATCGAACTGGCTATGGGCTTGGGCGTTAGCAATTCCTCAAACCTCAAAATCTCCCGCAGAGGCGCAAAAGTTCATCGCCTGGGCAACATCCAAGGAATACATCCAATTGGTTGCGAACAAAAATGGCTGGGTTGCCGTTCCACCAGGGACGAGGACTTCCACCTACAACAATCCCAATTATCAAAAAGCCGCACCGTTTGCTCAGATTGTCTTGAACTCAATCCAATCTGCCGATATTACCCATCCCGCCGCCGAACCAACTCCTTATAAGGGAGTTCAATATGTAGACATTCCAGAATTTCAAGCGATCGGCGCTTCTGTCGGGCAGACCATCGCCGCCGCACTGACCAACAACATTTCGGTAGATCGAGCATTGCAACAATCGCAGAGTGCAACCGAACGGTTTATGAAACACACCGGATATATTGACCAGTGAGTCGTAGGGACGGGTTTCCAAACCCGCCCCTACGACTCCCGACTCCTGTACGGGCGGGTTTCCCAAATAGACTCTGATGCTAACTACAGATTTCGGGTGAACCCGCCCCTACAATTTTTGACTTTTGTACGGGCGGGTTTACCGATCGTATTTGATTCTGACCAGTATTTCGGGTGAACCCGCCCCTACAATTTTTGACTTTTGACTTTTAACTTTTGACTTACTTATGTCTTCCTCATTAGCTGTAAAGCCTCAACAGGCAACGCCACCACCTGCCAAACGTTCTAGGCGACAGACATCGACCTTATCTTTAGTTGCGCCTTCGGTCATTGTGCTGCTGCTGTGGATGATTGTGCCTCTGGCGATGACCTTATGGTTTTCCTTTCAGCGATACAACCTGCTGAATCCAGATGCCCGCCGATTCATCGGAATTGAAAATTTCACCTTCATCCTCACCGATCCGGCATTGTGGACGGCGATCGCCACCACTCTAATTTTAGTCGCCTCGGTGTTAGCAATTACGATCGCGCTAGGCACGTTACTCGCGGTCTTATTTGACCAAGACTTTCCGGGTCGCGGGATTGCGCGGGTACTGGCGATCTCGCCATTCTTCGTCATGCCTACAGTCAGCGCCTTGATCTGGAAAAATATGTTGATGCATCCAGTCAACGGACTGTTTGCTCAAATCACAAGAGGATTGGGCTTAGGGGCGATCGATTGGTTTGCCGATTTTCCCTTGCTGGCGATTATCATCATTGTTTCCTGGGAGTGGCTGCCCTTTGCATTGCTAATTTTACTCACTGCCATTCAGTCTTTAGATCGCGAACAGTTAGAGGCGGCGCGGATGGATGGGGCAAATGCGATCGCCTTATTTCGTTTCGTTATGCTACCGCATTTGAGTCGCGCTATTGCTGTAGTCGCTGCGATCGAGACGATTTTCTTCCTGACGATCTTTGCCGAAATCTTCGTGACTACTGGTGGTGGACCCGGACTGGCAACTACTAACCTTGCCTATTATATTTTCCTCAAAGCCTTACTAGAATTTGATGTCGGTGGTGCTTCAGCGGGTGGATTAATTGCCGTCCTCCTTGCCAACATTGTCGCAATCTTTTTGATGCGTAGCGTTGCTCGTAATCTGGATACATAATCATGGCACGTAAAAATTCTCGCCTCTGGCTCTGGACAATTCTAGGATGGCTAGCTGCTGCCATCTTGTTTTTCCCGATCTTCTGGATGTTTATTACCAGCTTCAAAACTGAAGTAGCAGCAGTTTCAACTCCACCGCAATTGTTTTTCCAGCCTACATTGGAAAACTATGTTGCCATCCAAGATCGGGCAGATTATTTCAACTATGCGTTTAACAGCATAGCCGTCTCACTCGGTTCGACAATACTCGCGCTACTGCTTGCCGTACCTGCTGCCTATGCAATGGCATTCTTCCCTACTAAGCGCACCAAAGGAACCTTACTGTGGATGCTATCTACCAAAATGCTGCCACCCGTAGGCGTATTAGTGCCGATCTACATTCTGTGTCGCAACTTGGGATTGCTAGATACCCGCATCGGTTTGATTATCATTTATACCCTGATTAACTTGCCGATCGTTGTCTGGATGATCTACAGCTTCTTCAAAGAAGTTCCCAAAGATATTCTCGAAGCCGATCGCATGGATGGGGCAAACACGCGCCAAGAACTGCTCCATGTCTTGCTACCCCTAGCATTACCTGGAATTGCCTCCACCGCGCTGCTTTCAATTATTTTGTCATGGAACGAAGCCTTCTGGAGCTTAAACCTGACGACAGCAGATGCAGCCCCACTCACAGCATTTATTGCCTCATTTTCCAGCCCCCAAGGGCTATTCTGGGCAAAACTCTCCGCCGCATCAACACTGGCGATCGCCCCCATCCTGATCTTCGGTTGGCTCAGTCAACGGCAACTGGTACGGGGGTTGACGTTTGGAGCAGTGAAGTAAGAATTCGGAATTCGGAATTCGGAATTCGGAATTAATCGATCTCGTACCATGCAACTACCAATTACCAACTACCAATTACCAATCACCAATTACCAAAATTATGTCAACAGTTACTTTAAGAAATATCCATAAACGGTATGCCGATACTGAGGTGATTAAAGGTATCGATCTTGATATCGGCGATCGCGAATTTGTTGTCTTTGTCGGTCCTTCTGGTTGTGGCAAATCAACTTTGTTACGGGCGATCGCTGGACTGGAGGAAATCACATCTGGCGATTTACTCATTGATGGCGTGAGAGTAAATGACGTACCACCAGATAAACGCGGGTTGGCAATGGTGTTTCAAACCTATGCCTTGTATCCCCACATGACGGTAGCAGAGAATATGGCGTTTAGTCTGCGCCTAGCGGGTGTTCCTAAGGCTCAGCGTCTTGAAAGAGCGAAAGAAGTTGCCCGTATCCTTCAATTAGAACCGCTATTAAATCGGAAGCCTAGAGAACTATCGGGAGGACAACGCCAACGGGTAGCGATCGGTCGGGCTTTGGTGCGCAAACCTAAAGTCTTTTTGTTCGACGAGCCGCTGTCAAACTTGGATGCAGCCTTGCGCGTACAGATGCGGATCGAACTTGCTAGCCTTCATGATACTTTGCAAGCCACGATGATATACGTGACGCACGATCAAGTGGAGGCGATGACGCTAGCTGACAAAATTGTGGTGTTGCAGGGTGGTATTGTCGAGCAAGTCGGATCGCCGTTGGAACTGTACCACCATCCCCGCAATTTATTCGTGGCTGGGTTTATCGGTTCGCCTAAAATGAATTTTCTCTCAGTGACGGTGACAGCTGTAAATAATTCTGGGACAACAGTTGCACTGCCTGGTGAGGCAACAGTAACAATTCCCGTCCAGCCTGGATTGTCGGTAGGAGATAGAGCCACGCTGGGAATTCGTCCCGAACACTTGCGACTCGATCGCCATAACGCCACGCTCAATGGCGAAGTACTTGTTGTAGAACGGTTGGGTGGAGAAACTTTTCTCTACGTCAAGATTGCGGGTGGCGACACGTTAATTGTGCAAACAGACGGAGATAATCCCAGCCGGATGCACGATCTCGCACCGCTCCAGATTAACGGCGATCTCTGTCATTTATTTAACCAGCAAGGTGAAGCTATTCCTAAAGTTCGTCGTCACCATTTAACTACTGATGAATTCCATGAACAGCAATATCAGCACAGGCTCAACAATTAAGCTGAATGAAGCTTCCTTATCTCGTTTGCCGAACAACATCCGCGTTCCCAATTACGATCGCCACTCCTTAGTTAATGGCATCGTCCATATTGGTGTGGGTGGATTCCATCGAGCGCACCAAGCACTATATCTTGATAACTATTTGCAGCAAACTCACGATCGCGAATGGGGTATCTGCGGGGTGGGACTGCTGGAATTCGATCGCCGGATGCGCGATGCCCTGCATTCTCAGGATTGTTTGTATACTTTGGTGGAACGCTCGACTGAAGGCGATTGGGCGCGTGTTATTGGCTCGATTACACGCTATCTCTTTGCCCCAGATAACCGCGCCCGCGTTATTGACGCACTGGCAGATCCCCACTGTCGAATTGTGACGCTGACGATTACAGAAGCAGGCTATTACTACATTGAAGGTAGCGGCGAATTTGATGCTCACCATCCGACAATTCAGCACGATTTACAACATCCACACGAACCAATTGGGGTCTATGGCTTTTTGACAGCAGCACTGAATAAGCGTCGCCAACAAGGATTGCCACCGTTTACGGTGTTATCATGTGACAACCTACAGGGTAATGGCAATATTGCCCGTAAAATGTTAACTGCCTTTGCTCAAATGCAAAATCCAGAGTTAGGAAATTGGATTAGCGATCGCGTCACCTTTCCTAACTGCATGGTCGATCGCATTACTCCCGCGACAACAGCAGCCGATCTCAAAATGGTGGCGGAGCAATTTCAGATTGATGATGCCTTTCCAGTTGTGGCAGAACCATTTCTTCAGTGGGTCGTTGAGGATAACTTTTGTGCGGGTAGACCGGATTTAGAATCTGTAGGCGTACAAATGACCGATGACGTTCATCCTTATGAGATGATGAAAATTCGGTTACTCAACGCCAGTCACTTACTCATTGGTTATCTCGGCACTCTGGCAGGATATACCTACGTGCATGAGGTAATGGCAGATCCGGCAATTCGGCAAGCCGTCGATCGCCTGATGGCAGAAGTTACACCCACGCTTCAACCCGTACCGGGAATCGATCTAGACGCTTACAAACAGACGTTAATTCAACGATTTGCCAATCCTAAAATACAGGATCGGCTACCGCGTTTGTGTCTCAATAGTGCTGCTAAGATGCCAAAATTTATTCTGGGTTCGTTGCGTGACGCTCTACAACAGGATGGGGCGATCGAATATATGAGTCTGACGATTGCTGCTTGGTTCCGTTACCTGAAGGGACAGGATGACCAAGGCAAC
This window of the Chroococcidiopsis thermalis PCC 7203 genome carries:
- the apcB gene encoding allophycocyanin subunit beta, with the protein product MRDAITSLIGTYDVAGRYFDRTALERLKSYFDTGTARVQAAATVNSNAASIVKQAGSQLFAEQPELIRPGGNAYTTRRYAACLRDMDYYLRYATYALVAGNMDVLDERVLQGLRETYNSLGVPIGPTVRGIQMMKDIVKAQAVAAGVENTAFIDEPFDHMTRELSERDI
- the glnA gene encoding type I glutamate--ammonia ligase; translation: MPETAQEVLKMIQDQNIQVIDLKFIDTPGIWQHLTVYQNQIEESSFTDGVAFDGSSIRGWKAINESDMAMVPDPKTAWIDPFMAEPTLSLICSIIEPRTGEPYARDPRSIAQKALDYLISTGIGDTAFFGPEAEFFIFDDVRFDQNQHEGYYHVDSIEGRWNTGRKEEGGNLGYKPRYKEGYFPVAPTDTSQDMRTEMLLTMAKCGVPIEKHHHEVASGGQCELGIRFDTMIRSADNLMIYKYVIKNVARKYGKTITFMPKPVFNDNGSGMHTHQSIWKDGQPLFAGDKYAGLSEMGLHYIGGILKHAPALLALTNPTTNSYKRLVPGFEAPVNLAYSQGNRSASIRIPLSGPNPKAKRLEFRCPDATANPYLAFAAMLCAGLDGIKNQIDPGEPLDVDIYDLSPEELSKIPSTPGSLEDALEALEKDHEFLTSTGVFTEDFLQTWIAYKLDNEVNPMRLRPHPYEFALYYDC
- a CDS encoding SDR family NAD(P)-dependent oxidoreductase; its protein translation is MTARATYDFAGKTILITGGAGDIGKATAHRFAANGAGVALWDLNETKMVDVARELAEYNVPVATFGCDVTTSEDVAKAFAGAVEQLGRIDYVFNNAGYQGLFAKTDEYPEDDFQKVIDINVVGVFHVLKAAAQHMRESGGGAIVNTASYAGVVGPPNMVAYAASKFAVVGMTQTAAKDLAPYGIRVNALSPALIGPGMMWTRQTELQASVGSQYFDSNPKVVEQQMIDSVPMRRLGSLEEVANGVAFLMSEEASYITGFNLEITGGQ
- a CDS encoding lipoate--protein ligase family protein; protein product: MAIDRYLVEQHQLGLMPATLRFYTWSPPAISLGYHQHQYPDRWQNLIWNGRALDLVRRPTGGRAVLHQGDLTYAVVMSGLSGSRTQAYQQICEFLIQGWRSLGIQLHYGTAGRGYIHNPNCFGTATGADLVLEDGTKLIGSAQLRRGGVILQHGSMRLEPDEDLFAQVFGTEAFAAIKLPLRRGEDLIQLVINALVASAKNCFHVDFAVQPLSEQEWEKVYLDCD
- a CDS encoding sugar-binding transcriptional regulator, coding for MAAHAAWLYYIAGNTQEEIAAKLSVSRQAAQRLIALAVSEKLIKFRLDHPLSECIALAEALRDKFDLSLCEVVPSDAGSGDTFNGIGVRAASCLETYLIAKTPTVLAFTSGRTLRSMVEQIPSMERPQHKIVSTIGNMSHYGRAGHHEVVMHLSERVGSQAYPVPTPVVATSVEERELLQTQRSFIAVKTLAEQAKATFVGIGQIDWNAPLHQNGFINDDEVAELVELGAVGEIAGWAYDRHGVLLQQGTNSRVASVPLEQPAQRLVIGVAGGVKKVEAILAALSGKLITGLIIDEAAAQTILAKI
- a CDS encoding YbjN domain-containing protein — its product is MTSDRPDPATVVSDSMSSEEILEELVEGTGINHVEVIETVIASLQQDESAMVSHTQNSYLWKFKYGSVEVFVQLTGQTDEDTFKVWSAVLKLPTKNDAGLMRRLLEMNWSDTFEASFGIFDEQIVVLSTRTVAELSAGEVSRLITVVATIADDNDEALQQEFAN
- a CDS encoding class I SAM-dependent methyltransferase, whose protein sequence is MADTLTKLTYQTFQQSKNYFGLAHKILSTRVMSLVSPSDRKSKPLPLDLLQKINQRYERLLEVDWQDAEAGVYPHNILFDNPWDEFFLYYPAVWFDLPQIWERAKQKNYQDFDSNLDIAGYPSYYLQNFHHQTGGYLSDLSANLYDLQVEILFGGSADAMRRRILASLKQGLSDFDDVPASQIKILDIACGTGRTLKMIRAALPKAALFGTDLSPAYLRKANQMLSQIPGELPQLLQANAEELPYMDNYFHATTSVFLFHELPAVARQRVIEEAFRVTKPGGRFIICDSIQMSDSPEMEPAMTGFYETFHEPYYRHYMTDDLVERLEKAGFENVTAEVQYMSKVLVACKPV